DNA from Neoarius graeffei isolate fNeoGra1 chromosome 17, fNeoGra1.pri, whole genome shotgun sequence:
gaccttgcggccacagctccgaacagctgcatccacaatggaggtagagaacatggtccactcagactcaatgtcccccgcctccctcggaagctgggaaaagctctcccggaggtgggagttaaagacctccccaacagagtgctcggccagatgttcccagcagaccctcaccatacgtttgggcctgccaggtctgtccagcttcctcctccgccagcggatccaactcaccaccaggtggtgatcagttgacagctcagcccctctcttcacccgagtgtccaagacatagggccggagatcagatgaaacgactacaaagtctatcatcgacctccgacctaaggtgtcctggtgccacgtgcacttatggacacccctatgctcgaacatggtgttcgttatggacaaaccgtgactagcacagaagtccaataacaaaacaccactcgggttcagatcagggaggccgttcctcccaaacacgcccctccaggtgtcactgtcattgcccacgtgagcattgaagtcccccagtagcacaatggagtccccagtctgagcactcttcagtacctctcccagggactccaagaaggccggatactccatactgctatttgggccgtaggcacaaacaacagcaagagccctctccccaatccgaaggcgcagagaggcgaccctctcgttcactggggtaaactccaacacatggcggctgagctggggagctataagcaagcccacaccagcccgccgccgctcaccacgggcgactccagagaagtggagagtccagcccctctcgaggagctgggttccagagcccaagctgtgcgtggaggtgagcccgactatctctagccggtacctgtcaacctcctgcacaagctcaggctctttcccccccagcgaagtgacattccatgtcccaacagccagccgctgtgtccggggatcaggtcgtcgaggcccctgccttcgactgccacccaatccacattgcaccagtcccctactgctacctctgtgggtggtgaacccacaggaggtcgggcccacgtcacttcttcgggctgagcctggccgggccccatgggcaaaggcccggccaccaagcgctcgcatacgagccccaaccccgggcctggctccagagtggggccccggctgcgtcatcccgggcgacgtcacggtcctcagatttttctccataggggttttggtgaactgctcttagtctggcctgtcacctaggacctgtctgccttgggaaaccctgacaggggcataatgcccccgacaacatagctcctaggatcattcaagcacacaaacccctccaccacaataaggtggcagttctaggagtggGACTAGAAATGTATccctaataaattaatttattcctAATGAGCAAGTCTGAGGCGATGGTgttaaggaaaaactccctgagacaacatgaggaagacaccatgagaggaaccagactcaaaagggaacccatcctcatttggatgacaacagatagcatgattataaataacttgcttctataatgatgtcctatatagtcataaaagtacaactgtgtaaccaggaaattcatttttCTTGACAAATTCAAGGAATTTCAAGGACTAAGTGCTTCATGAAGAGGTAGGTCTTCATTCTTTGCTTGAAGACAGTGACAGGCCAAGTTCATTCCACCACCTGCATGCCAGTACAGAGAAGAGTCATGAGGGATGGTGGTTCAAGTTGAGCCATGCTAGAGGGGAATGATCACtcttatctggcaacatattaccCTTCAGACTGGAAAGTTTGCTCTACTGAACCAGTAACATCTGATCCAGCTGATTATCAAGCCCTTCATAAGCTGCATCAGGTCTGTTGGGAATTGGGGAAAAAATTCTATCCGTTTGTCGTTAGGTCAAGAATTAAGAATACCTGCCATGGCAAATAAAGCTTGTGATTATTTCTCATAGTTAGTTCAACTTAATTTAATAACTATAAAACTGTCTTTAAAGCTACTGAAAAGCAATGCTTTTACGTACTTTGAATGATATGAAGACTCACTCTACTGTATTACTTTTCAAATTATGTTCCAATTTAATAAGCAAAGTCAGCCTGTTATCTTCTTGTACAGAGGCGCCATTATATTTCTCATTCTTTTctcccttaatttttttttagctttttaggATTTCGCCTTTTGTAGTGACAAGGATAAAGAATACAGGAGGACTTTAATAGTCTCCACATGAGAATATGACATTGCCGATATATACAGGGACttcgtttttaaaaatacatttatttaaatCATCAAACACGTGCTTTTACAACAGCAGTAAAACAGTTGCATGCTGTCAATGTAAGCTTGGCTCTGAGCAGAAAAGTCATTTATATATAGGGTAAAAAGAAACTtttaaaaattccaatatatgtcATTGCCATATTTGTAACAAGTCCATTAAACAGATTTTAACCAAGCCTAGATATGTTACAGGTCTTGATTGGCCATTTGGATGCAGGCCAGTGCTAAAGATATAAATAAGCACCCTTACTTGGGTGGCTTGCCAAAATACTTTGTACTAGGAAACACTCCTTTATCCAAAGTGGGTTGACCTAATGTTACAGGAGTTCCGCCAGGGTTCGGGTTTGAAATAACTCCCAGAAACAGTGGTGTTTGAGTGGAATCGTCTATAAGGGCCAAGAAAAAAGGCTGGTTGACTGTGAAAGAGAGATTTGAGCGGCTGATTGCTACACTGGTTGCAGCCGCAGCCTCTGCACCCTCTTCATTTATCTCAAAGCTGGACTTGTGCTGTACACTGGAGACCAGTAGGGGTCCCTCTGAAATACCACTCAGATTAGGACTTGAGAACAGCTTCCCTAGACCTGAGAAAAACAAGAAtaagcatattattattattattattattattattaactgtaCTATTATTAAAATATTATCAAGTTGTTGATAATTGTCATAGTTTGATATTTGATTCTTTTTGTTTTCATAGTGAATGGAATTAAATCACCTTAATTTAAAAACAATGTCATGCTGTATATGATCTAACATCAGGGTTGTAACTTACCCATGCTTGTCAGGGCCTCTTCAAGTTCCTGAGTAAAATCCAGTTTGAATTTGGGAAGTTTAACCTGCATACTTCTCTTTCGTGGGAAGTGATTATATAGATCCAAGATATTGAGTTTAGCTGCAATCGCCGACACGTTAACCGATCCTATTATGGGTATTATTATAATCAGGCTCGTATTCCCTTTGAACGGGAAACGAGCAATCTGCCAAACAGTAAGGATCAAAACAAAAGCTTTACATTAGAGGAATGTCCATAAAATGAACAAACTACACTTATGCAACATTATGGAACAAACCCATGTACTTGATATGATTATAAAAACAGGACAGAGAAGTTACCTGCGCATCAAGTTCATGATGGTTGAAAAGGCTGAGTGGGTATTTTGGCCCAAGCATCATGTCAACATTGACTATTTGTTTTTCATCAATATAAAAAGGCTCACTGGAAGTAAAGTGAGGGTCAAAACGCCGGAGCCACTCTCCTGAAAAAGATGACAGAACATCATTATCGAGTAAGATAGTACACCTAAAATTCAGTTTAggatattaataataaataaatatttattattattctatGTGTTTTTATGCCAATGAAAAATGGCTACTAAAATGACCTAGTATCTCTATAccttaaaaaaaagagaaaaaagcaaCCATCTATATGCATGTAAATCATAAATGGTCCCATTTCCCAACACcatgagaactgaaggcaaattttttatcatcaaattctatttctcattttattaaatataggaatgcatttttgatcactattttgtcactgctatagcaagttatgagtgttttaactaaactatgtaatatatcagtccatatgtcaaagcaatggacgtaaacgagattcgttgagacctgtgcaagacatcataggacggaagtaaaacgtacagcggaaatcaaagtcaccaacatctgccagcgttgtcaaaagatgcgcgcgcccccTTTCGAatactgatgtaatcaagccggaagttttgtttgttctgatagcaatcaggaaagtttgaaaaaaagtaggcagtaatcgtcatttaaactcgttttagtGCAATatctcgtttggaaaacagttttcaaaatggcggcactgacacctggctgacaccacatttcgaagtctcgcacaagtctcgtgaagatcgtgcggataagtgacgtctgccgtggaccaaacaaactcaattcaacatggctaaaaactgaataggccaataagtataatatttaattgcaattagttgccaatatgagtcatgatataaggttatgaaaaccgaaaatgtaattgaataatacgttaattaagaaataaagcaagtttaaaaatgacttcagttctcctttaatgaaagGTAATTTATTTGATGCTTATACCAAAATATATACCTCCCATAAGTAGTTatccatttttttaaattatgtaaaaatatttatttacctCTGACTTTATCATTATATTTAACCGATAGTTACCAATTACCTATGGTTAAGTTTAAACACATAATGGCACAAACTAAAGAGGCTTATGCAAATCTAATAAAAGAATCACAAATGTACTGTTTATGGGATGGTGAGTTTTTCGACCAAGATTGATCATAAAAAATCCTATTGAAGGTACAGGCACCAATATAATTATTATTGTCTACAGGAGTAGTTTAATTAATTGATATAAAttcacagaaaaaaagaaaatgtaatgAAGGTATATTTATACAGAATACCATTTCATTTTCAGTTGTCATATAGTTCCATTTTTAAATACAGGGCCAGTACtactttcctaaataaataaataaataaataaccctagCATCACTGATGTGAAGCACCATGGCCAGCCTGGGAGCTAAACTCATCAAGCTCACTACTAGCACCCACATGGTAGGTACATTATTCTTACTCAAGGTATGACTGAATAACCTGAAGTGAAAATTCTTGGAGCAGCAAttattttcaattattttctTAGCAAGCTGCATAACATTCTAATCCAGTTCTCTGTAAACCAGCCTTAAAATTAAACTGATAAATGACCACCCCAAAGCTTTTTTTGCCTCAAAAGTGAGAAACTGTTCATCCAAACAGAGAATTATATGTCCACAGTTAGAGACTAAGATAATCTTGAATATGAATTGCCACCACTGCAGCAAACCTTTAGAGAAGTTACGTGCCCAATACTTTTTCCAAACCACTAATTTGTGGACCTAGATTTTGCTAATTGTGATCAGTACAGAACGGCAACAAAATTCTAGGGATATTTAAGACCCAAATAGTATTAACCCAACACCACCACTTGTATTTGGTGGAGGGGGAATTTAGGTATACACAAAGGAACATTTTACAAATTTGCATACATCAGCTCCAGGACATTTTAGAGAATGAAGTAGTCGAATCGTCAATAGATCCTACACCAAGAAAAAGGATTTCTTCAGATACACTCAGAAATGactcacaaaacaaacaaacaaacaaacaaccaagagGCTACAGTTAATGGAACATGGTGCTACCACCATcaagcttcactgtagggatgatgGTGGGTTTCTGTCAAATGTCCAAAAAGCTCAAATTACATCTAATTTGAATGTAatgtaattacattacattacattctaATCCGAAAACTTTTTCCATATTTGATGGTCTCCAAAATGCCTTTTTACAAACAGGTGGTTCACCACACATTCATAAAgttcagatttgtggagtgtccaCAGTGTGGTTGTCCAGTCAACAGCTTCTTCAATGTGCTGTGGATCTCTCCAGCTCTTTCAGTTACCTTTTAGATATTGGTTGTTTCTCCATTTCCCTTTTTATTTCCTTTCACTGATTTGGTGGAAGGCCTCATCTTGACAAAGTtgtagatttttaaaaataatggacTTAATagtggtggtatggtggtgtagtggttagcactgtcgcctcacagcaagaaggttctgggttcaagcccagtggctgactggggcctttctgtgtggagtttgcatgttctcccagtgtctgcatgggtttcctccaggtgctctaatttcccccacagtccaaagacatgcaggttaggctgactggtgcctctaaattggaagtcacacttggaagatgctctggacacttacagtaatgcttttatggcttaggactacagttgacttgctaactttaggactgcagttgtcatgaacagtttgcactcaagtttccatcaatgaagagtttataacatcaacgaaactgacttcatgttaaaactgttaatgttatagtcatgttgtctgttgctgcccagatgagaatgggttcccttttgagtctggttcctctcgaggtttcttcctcatgtcatctgagggagtttatccttgccaccatcgccacaggcttgctcattgggggtagattagggataaaattagctcatgttttaagtcgttcaaattctgtaaagctgctttgcaacaatgtttattgttaaaagcgctatacaaataaacttgacttaaattgaccgtaggtgtgaatgtgaatggttgtttgtctctatgtgtcagccctgtgatgatctggcaatttgtccagggtgtaccccacctctcgcccatagtcagctgggataggctccagcttacccacgaccctgcacaggataatggatggatggatttaatggCACTAAGCAGGATGATTCAAGTCTGGGATATTTGTTATTACCAAACTCTGAATAATACTTTGTCCTGTACTGAGATGCTGTTTGTTTAGATATGTTCACGAACAAACTCTGGAACCTTCAAGGAATAGGGGTATTAATAATGAAATCATGTGACATTTTTAATTGTAAATAGGTTTAGTCTTCATTCAGCTAATTATGTCATCTCTGATGGCAATTAGCTGTACATGAACTAATTTAGTTTCACAGTAACTGAAACTAAATTAGCtcattggcagcacggtggtgcaagtggttagcacggtcgcctcatagcaggaaggttctgggttcaagcccattaTGTCATCTCTGATGGCAATTAGCTGTACATGAACTAATTTGGTTTCACAGTAATTGAAACTAAATTAGCTCattggcggcacgatggtgtaagtggttagcacggtcgtctcacagcaggaaggttctgggttcgagcccattaTGTCATCTCTGATGGCAATTAGCTGTACATGAACTAATTTAGTTTCACAGTAATTGAAACTAAATTAGctcattggcggcacggtggtgtaagtggttagcacggtcgcctcacagcaggaaggttctgggttcgagcccagtggccggcgggggcctttctgtgtggagtttgcatgttctccccgtgtctgcgtgggtttcctccgggtgctccggtttcccccacagttcaaagacatgcggttaggttaatatgggacagccttcggctgaggtgcccttgagcgaggcacctaactcccaactgctccccgggcgctgttagcatggctgcccaacgctctgggtatgtgtgtgtgctcattgctcatgtgtgtgcgcgcatgtgtgtgttcactgcttcagatgggtcaaatgcagagaggaatttcacaagcgtgtgatgaataaagttgttcttctaatATGAGTGAATTCATATGCAATCAAAATCTtcactttttttccccatttataATGCGTCATTTAAAAATAATTGTGTAGATTTGTTACATATGAAATCAAATTAATCCAAAATCAGGTCCAGGTTGTAACAGTACAAAAGTGTGGAAAAGTTGAAgggttgaatacttatgcaaggtacTGTAGCTGGAAAGATTTCTGATAGATCTTTTAGCCCTACAACTATCACACCAGTAATCATGTCATGCTGAAACCAACCAGGGTTCCACTAGCAAACAGTGTGTTATAATTCAACTGAAAAATGACCAAACATAGGATGATGTTCAATATTACAGAACAGCTGTGCtgcagtgctgcagtggagagggtgagcagcaccaagtttctgggtgtgcacatctctgaagacctgtcctggaacaacaacaccgcatcactggccaaaaaagcccaacagcgtctgtacttcctccgcaaactgaggagagcaagagccgcggcccccatcatgcacacattctacagaggcaccatcgagaacatcctgaccagctgcatcaccgtgtggtacggcgcctgcaccgtgtcctgctgcaagactctgcagcgcattgtgagagcagctgagaagatcattggtgtctctctcccttctctaatggatatatataactcccgcctcacccgcaaagccatcaggattgcaggtgaccccacccacccatctcacagcctcttcagcctgctgccgtcggggaggagactgcggagtctccgggccaaaaccagcaggctcaagaacagtttctttcaccaggcggtcaggaggctcaactccctccctgttctgcccctcctcccccctctgccccctgccacagattctgcccgcacaccccctgcccccccttcagcatctgacatgtcaccctcacagttccctccccccaacacacacacacacacacacatatactctcaacgttcattaacacactgaactcaggactacacatttcactttaccttgctcatttgcactattccgcactacctcaccttaacagctattagtttattgcttATTCTgcttacctcaagtgcccttgactgtttatttgcttcaaTTCGTGTGTAtacatatgagtgtttagtctatgtctagttcttatctagtgtttatactgtttgtattgtttatttcaattattctgtttttatctgagtgtttagtctatgtctagttcttatcgagtgtttatactgtttgtattgtttatttcaattattctatttttatttatgagtgtttagtctatatccagttcttatctagagtggttatactgtttgtattgtttattcaattattctattttttttatttattgcattgcctgtttgcactgtgggtcagagaggactgtaatttcatctgtgctgtatgtcaagcatgtatagcatatttgacaataaagttgacttgactgtaTTACCTTTGTAGTGCACAGCATTGATGAGCATCATGACAAGGTTAGGAGGGAGACTGGACAGGAAGTCTGTCACGTAACCATTTGTGGAGTTCTTTACCCACTCATTGATCTTCTCCAAATTAGTCAAGGTTGCAGGCTTTGAATCATACACTTTGAGAGACTCTTCGATAAACTCCGGGTTTGGCTTAAATCCTTTAGAAAGAAGATATTTAAAGATTGATCATGTTTTCATCCATTACAGAGACTAATGTCACGAATAAGAGCTGCAGGTCTCTTCTACAATAGCTACACATCAATGACATCGACACAATGCATAACCTGTCCTCAAGTCTGCAGTGAAGATCACTGGAGTCTCTTTTTTCCTCACTCACCATCAGCAAGGTAGACGCGGCTGGCGATTTGCAGGGCATTTTTGCGGACATGGCGGAGAAGGCTTTTCAGTGCTTTGTGGTAGCATGGCACTGTATCAGCATGTAGGTGTTTAAGGAGGAGCTCTTGTGTGTCATTCCTTGCTCCTGATAACCAGATAtacatatagaggatattacatggctgcgcaaagatatgaagtttgtcttcaaaTGAACATATTCATGGGTGagcaaagtgaacaagtgaaaatatttaacacgagaagataaacttaatatcttcacaccaccgtataatgttctttatattatatggacacatccacaaaaaaaagcaagctactcaaaagaattttaattttgaaccgatttgccattttgacaccacgtgtctagtcagcaggaaaacactgggagtgacatcatcggagtgaaataatggggaaaaagtcactcagatctgcgatgtattttgtatgaaaaatgcgaatttttcaacacgagaagataaacttcatatcttcaagccaacgtgtgatgttctttttattatatagacatattCACAAAGTATCCAAACAATTCATcagtcaaaacaattcatcaatttcatcacgagtgacatattgagatttatgtcacagttttgaatttccatgtcccagatgtagcccttaagaaaaatacgagtggcgtatttcccagtaaaacactcgtgtccatataatataatcaCACTATTAACATTCTCCAAACGGTTGTTCCATACTCATTCATGGCATGTTCACAAATAATAAGTGTTCACaaataataaatatacaaaaTGGTGGCAAATTAAGTGGAAAAAGAAACAGGCGCTTCGTTATGGGGCAATTTCTTGCAATGGTTTGAGTTCACGTGTTCCAATAGAATTTACTGTAAATTAATCCAGAGTTATCCTGATTGATCAGCTATGATAAAATATTTCTATTCTGATGGAAGTGGTCTCTGCCAGGATGATGATGCCTGTATCAGAGGCACAAAagctcactgaatggtttgacAAGTATGAAAATGAGGCAAATCATCTGCAATGGCCTTCATGGTTACCTAAGCTCAACTCAACTGAACAATTTGGAGATTCAATCACCATCAAAACACCAAATCTTTTTGAAGAATGGTTTACAGTTCCTGAGACTTGTAGACTTTATGCCAGTGCACACTGACCATGTATTACCAGCTTGTGGTAGCAAACTTTACCAAAGACAATTTAATTTGGGTTCCCCCCCAAAACATGATAAATTTGATGAATCATGCCAAAGTGATACAAAATTTATCCAAAAAGAAGCAAATATATGGTTTCTTGAAAGTGAGTTACATGCATTCAATTGGTATAATTTGCTCAAGTGTTGCATATCAGGAACATACCCAGAGCCAACTGAGAGAGAGCCAAAGACACACTGAGGGGGGAGATAATAATATTAGATTGTTTGGGATCTGTCTTCAGGTTCTCCAATAGCTCCAGACCAAATTTCATAATCCCCCTCCCTATGGCCTGATGATGTTCTTTAGAATTCAAAGGACCACCCAACTCATCCAAGTCTTCCTCTGAGGAGTTCTCAGCATTTTCAGCAGTGGAGGTAGAGATATCAAAGCCATCTGGAGTTAATTTGTCTGTGTGGGACACGTTGGAGCTTACTACATCCTGTAGGAAACACATGGACTGAAGTCTCCTGAATCAGATTAGGCGATATGCAAGATTTTATCAGTGAACAAACGTCTTACTGTTCTGTGACTGCTGTTAATCAGGGGTGTGAGAGGACTCACAGAGACCTTTTTATCCTCTGAAATGACATCCTCCTGTAAAAGTGCAAGACCAGCATTTTTGATTTACATGGAATAGGTGTTTGagaagctaataataataataattattattattaagttggtcttgttttaccaTCCAGCCTTGTTGGTAGCAACAGAAGAAAAGGAGTACAAATAATCTTAAAGCCATGTCCTAACAGCAAGTCTGAAATCACAAGTTTTACAGTGAAGCAGATTATACGAGCAGTATACGCATATGAAATTTCATTTCAGGCTCAGTAATTTATTGGAAGCAGTATGGTGTACTAACTCGGAACAGAATACACAGCCAGAATTGTATTTATATTAGAGAGGTTATTCTGACAAATTTAAGTGATGTTGTGTGTAAAGATTTAATCGATTGCCATCTTAGTATTTTATAGTAACAAATTCCTAAATAACTGAGGACTACAATCTATTATTTTAACAATATgaggaacaagagtgctctgagagcacaatatctcccGCTGGCAACTActgtatgccataactctggtacaatgcgactgaattgaatgaaattgcaatatgtgtattaccaacatataacaaagaatcctgtcaaagttcgtgaaattcctccaaaaactgtgagaggagttgatttcagaaagtgagtaccaGACGGACAgatatcgccacaacataatctccctttgggccttttggccagtgggggataaaaattatcAAAATAGTTAACATTTCGTTTCAGTGGTGCAAAATACTAAATTTGGTCTAACTTAAAGCAAATGTCAGTCTCTGTACAACACCGAACGTACATCAAAAATGCATCTATATTAATAGTAATAGCTCAACTCACTCTCTGCATAACACACTATGAACCATTCAGTAAATGTTGCTTGAGCCAGTTTTGAACCTTATTTACTTCTTCTGATTACTGCTCATGCTGTATACACATCTTCAAAAGCTAAATATTCTCAACATTTTAGTTTAAACTGCATATATCCAAGCTAATTTACAGTGTATGTTATGCGCAATAGTACAAGAAAATTGAACATACCTGGAAAACTACTATCCGGTTCTAAATTGAGAGAAAACCACAAATGGTCAAAAGGAAAACTGTCCTCTCTTAAAGTCTGGCACTGAGCTGGCAGTTACATTTCAACTTTCATTGATCTGTGCTTCATATAACAACTCACATACATGTAAATATTGAGCGAGATCTTGACGCCACAATCAGTAAGCACAGGAGGTATGAATCATGTAGACATTTACAGATCCGTGACTATGTTGAACATAATGGATCATGGACTATTTTAATGTAGGGTTCTCAGTAACCTGCTTGCTGGAAACAGTGGGTGGTTTCTACGCCATTTACAAGAAGCACCGTGGTTAATGGAGTGAAAGGGATCGAGATAGAGAGAAGTTGAAATGTTATGTATATAGATTATCAATAAAGATTGGCAACTGGTGGATTAATGCTGTTGAGAGACAGGAAAATATAATACATTATCCA
Protein-coding regions in this window:
- the serpinf2b gene encoding serpin peptidase inhibitor, clade F (alpha-2 antiplasmin, pigment epithelium derived factor), member 2b; amino-acid sequence: MALRLFVLLFFCCYQQGWMEDVISEDKKVSVSPLTPLINSSHRTDVVSSNVSHTDKLTPDGFDISTSTAENAENSSEEDLDELGGPLNSKEHHQAIGRGIMKFGLELLENLKTDPKQSNIIISPLSVSLALSQLALGARNDTQELLLKHLHADTVPCYHKALKSLLRHVRKNALQIASRVYLADGFKPNPEFIEESLKVYDSKPATLTNLEKINEWVKNSTNGYVTDFLSSLPPNLVMMLINAVHYKGEWLRRFDPHFTSSEPFYIDEKQIVNVDMMLGPKYPLSLFNHHELDAQIARFPFKGNTSLIIIIPIIGSVNVSAIAAKLNILDLYNHFPRKRSMQVKLPKFKLDFTQELEEALTSMGLGKLFSSPNLSGISEGPLLVSSVQHKSSFEINEEGAEAAAATSVAISRSNLSFTVNQPFFLALIDDSTQTPLFLGVISNPNPGGTPVTLGQPTLDKGVFPSTKYFGKPPK